The nucleotide window ACGGCCTCGAGGTCGGCGATGCGCGAGGCGATGGTCGCGTCGCGGTAGAGCCCGCCCGACTCGCCGCTGCCGCGGAAGTCGAAGCGCGCGAGCGCCAGACCCGCCTCCGGGAAATCGCGGCCGAGCAGCAGGTACTTGTCGCTGTCCTTGGAGGCACCCATGCCGTGACACGCGACGACGCAGGGAGCCGGGCCGGACGGCGGCAGGTGCAGCACGCCCACCACGTCGACGCCGCCGACCCTCATGCTGAAGCGCTCGATAGTCAGGAGCATACGAGGTCGAAGAGCCGGCAGGTGTTGGCCGAAATCTGGTACGTGACCTCGTCGACCGGCAGGCCCTTGATCTTGGCGACCTCCTCGGCCACCCGCGAGACGAGCCACGGTCCGGACGGCACCCCCGCGAACTCGCCCTGGTAGGGCCACGGCCCGTCGCTCTCGACGAGGAGCGATTCGAGCGGCACGGCCTCGACCAGCGCGCGATCCCGCCCGCGATAGACCACCTCGGGCGTCACGGACACGAGATACCCGGCATCCACGATGTCGCGGGTCACCTCGGCGGGCGCCTTGTGCCAGTGGAAGACGGCGCGCTCGATGCCGCGGGCCTTGAGCGCCGCGAGCGCGCCCACTGCCGCGCCGTGCGGGGCGTGCAGGATGACCGGCAAGTCGTAGCGCTCGGCAAGTACCAAGAGCCGGTTGAGCCGCTGGCGACCCCGCGTCATGAACCCGGCGGCGTCCGTCGCGCCCTCGAGGCAGTACCACGGCAGCCCGACCTCGCCGAGCGCGACCAGACGCGAGTGGTGCGCCGCCACCTGCGCCTCGACCTGATCGAGGTCCTGGTCGCCCAGCTGGACCCAGTCCGGGTGGAAGCCCATCGCGGGCCAGACGGTCTTGCCGTTTCCGACCGCGGTTTCGAGGGTGCGCGCATTCGTCTGCTGGTCGCAGCCGACCGCGACGGCGCCCCAGACGCCGTGCTCCGCCGCGCGGGCGAGCGCGCCGCGCA belongs to Candidatus Rokuibacteriota bacterium and includes:
- a CDS encoding TatD family hydrolase — protein: MIIDSHCHLHDPAFEDLRGALARAAEHGVWGAVAVGCDQQTNARTLETAVGNGKTVWPAMGFHPDWVQLGDQDLDQVEAQVAAHHSRLVALGEVGLPWYCLEGATDAAGFMTRGRQRLNRLLVLAERYDLPVILHAPHGAAVGALAALKARGIERAVFHWHKAPAEVTRDIVDAGYLVSVTPEVVYRGRDRALVEAVPLESLLVESDGPWPYQGEFAGVPSGPWLVSRVAEEVAKIKGLPVDEVTYQISANTCRLFDLVCS